In Candidatus Electrothrix scaldis, the genomic window AAGGCAGCTCAGTCTGTACGCAATTACCTGAGCGATAACGGTTTTCTGGAAGTTGAAACGCCCATGCTGACCAAATCCACCCCGGAAGGAGCGCGGGATTATCTGGTGCCCAGTAGGGTGAATGCAGGGAAATTTTATGCCCTGCCGCAGTCACCGCAGCTTTTCAAACAGCTCCTGATGATGGGCGGTATGGAGCGCTATTTCCAGATCGTCAAATGCTTCCGCGATGAAGATTTGCGTGCTGATCGTCAGCCCGAATTTACTCAGATCGACCTTGAGCTGAGTTTTGTCGGAGAGGAAGATATCATGGCCATTGCTGAAGGCATGGTGAAAGAGGTCTTTGCGGCAACGCGAGGTATAGAGCTGAACCCGCCTTTTGCCCGTATGACCTATCAGGAGGCCATATCCCGTTTCGGCAATGACAAACCCGACACTCGCTTCGGCCTGGAGTTGGTTGATCTGACCGAAAAACTGCGCGGATGTGGCTTCAAGGTGTTCAACACCGTGATCGATAAGGGTGGAGTGGTTAAGGCAATTAATGCCAAGGGCTGCGGCACATTCTCTCGTAAGGACCTGGATGATCTTACCAATTATGCAGGAAATTTCGGCGCTAAGGGGATGGCCTGGATTAAGGTGAAAGAGGACGAGTGGCAGTCGCCCATCACCAAATTTTTTAATGAAGACGAAATCGCGGCCATGCGCGATGCCCTGGACGCAGAACCGGGCGACCTGATTCTCTTTGGTGCTGATAGTTTTGCAGTGGTGCATCAGGTGCTTTCTGAGCTGCGCCTTGAGCTTGGTCGCCGACTTGGTCTGATGGACAGTAATGTCTTTAATTTCCTCTGGGTGACAGATTTCCCTTTGGTCGAGTACGACAGCGAGCGTAAACGTCACGTTGCCTTGCACCATCCCTTCACCGCGCCTTTTGAGGAAGACCTTGACCTGCTGGAAAGCGAGCCGCTCCAGGTGCGCAGCCGGGCCTACGACTTGGTCCTGAACGGTAGTGAAGTCGGCGGCGGTTCCATCCGTATCCACAGCTCAGAGATGCAGGCACGTATGCTCAAGGTGCTTGGTATTGGTGAGGAAGAAGCGAAAGAAAAATTTGGCTTCCTGCTTGATGCGCTGGAGTATGGTGCGCCCCCGCACGGCGGTATAGCCTTTGGTTTGGATCGCCTGATGATGATCCTGACCGGGTCCAGCTCCATTCGTGACGTGATTGCCTTCCCTAAAACTCAGAAGGCTACCTGTCCGCTCACCGATGCGCCTTCTGCGGTTGAGCGTAAGCAACTGACCGAGCTCCATCTCCGTCCTGACTGGAAGGAGGAGAAGAAAGAGTAGGGTGACTCTCGCGAGTTTGCCTGATGATCCCGGTTTTCAGCATTGTTTGGGCCGGGATTTTTTTGTTTTCTAAATATTTCCAATGTATTTTTCTGTGCCTATGGGGTTGGCATTCCAGTGAGTT contains:
- the aspS gene encoding aspartate--tRNA ligase, whose protein sequence is MESMGALRRTHDCNTLGLDNLDQEVVLMGWVLRRRDHGGVIFIDLRDRYGITQVVFNPEINPDVHAKAHQLRSEWVLAVRGKVERRPGDMANPKLQTGEIEVLVSELRILNTSNTPPFPLDEESEVSDNIRLQYRYLDLRRPEISNNLIMRHKAAQSVRNYLSDNGFLEVETPMLTKSTPEGARDYLVPSRVNAGKFYALPQSPQLFKQLLMMGGMERYFQIVKCFRDEDLRADRQPEFTQIDLELSFVGEEDIMAIAEGMVKEVFAATRGIELNPPFARMTYQEAISRFGNDKPDTRFGLELVDLTEKLRGCGFKVFNTVIDKGGVVKAINAKGCGTFSRKDLDDLTNYAGNFGAKGMAWIKVKEDEWQSPITKFFNEDEIAAMRDALDAEPGDLILFGADSFAVVHQVLSELRLELGRRLGLMDSNVFNFLWVTDFPLVEYDSERKRHVALHHPFTAPFEEDLDLLESEPLQVRSRAYDLVLNGSEVGGGSIRIHSSEMQARMLKVLGIGEEEAKEKFGFLLDALEYGAPPHGGIAFGLDRLMMILTGSSSIRDVIAFPKTQKATCPLTDAPSAVERKQLTELHLRPDWKEEKKE